Within the Maridesulfovibrio bastinii DSM 16055 genome, the region ACTAAATGTTAACTCATCAACCACAACAGAATAATTCTATTATAATTTTACCTGACGACCAGAACCGGACATGGTGCTGTGTGCAGAACTTTATGGGTGACACTGCCAACCAGAAGTCCTTCAATGTCTGATTTACCTTTTGAGCCCATTACTATCAAATCACATTCTTCATTTTCGGCAATGGAGGTGATGGTTTTTGCCGTTTCCCCACCTATTACTTTTTCGCAATAAGTAATTCCTTTTTTGGTTAGCTGCTGCGTATACGTCTTTAGTATAGCGTATGATTCTCTGGTATTATCATCAATGGCTTTTTGAAAATTGGGTTCACCAAGACCGGTTGGCACGGGGCGATGGCAATGCAGGATTGTTATTTTCCCATTTGTCATTTCTGACAGGGAAACGCCATATTCGAAAGCTTTTTGAGAATGCTTTGATTCATCTACGGGAATAAGGATATTTGAAAATTTCATGTGGCCTCCTTTAGGTGGAAATAGGGTGGTGTATGTTAAGAACCGGATATGAATATGATTACAACATTACCGGCTGGAAGACAGATTTTCTGTAAAGACTGATTGTTAGGTCGGATAAGTTAATTTGGGGATATTAGTTCAACATCTGATCTCTTGCAAGAAGTTGTGATGTAATTAACAATTTTAGCAAAAAGTTATAAAGATCAATTGTGAAATTTCATAATTAAAGATTATTTTGTTTGAATTCAGCATATTAATATTGATTACGATAATGTATGTTCTCATGTCTATTTTTTTAGATTATGAATAAATGAAAAGTATGCAGCGTTTAAAACCAAGCCGAAATACATATTGAATGAACAATCAGTTTTTTATGAGCAGATAATTAAATTAAAATTCGTGTTTTCATTTTAGGATAATTTTATATTTTATCTCTTAATATGCTGATAATATTAAATTAAAAAATAAGTAAAAAAAATGAAAAAAGTAGTTGACTGACAGATATACTGAATATATATTCAGTTCAGTTGAGAGGGAAAAGAACTTAAGAACTCTCAATATACTTTAGTAAATAATACGTTCTTTAATAAGTAAAATGTTTAGCAACGGTATCCGTATCTTTAGTGGCACCTTTAAAAGATACGGTTTATCCGAAGTAATATAGCCGATTGCTATGTAAAACACACCTTCCGTTTCCATTCCTTAAAGCAAAAGACCCTAATTTA harbors:
- a CDS encoding universal stress protein, with protein sequence MKFSNILIPVDESKHSQKAFEYGVSLSEMTNGKITILHCHRPVPTGLGEPNFQKAIDDNTRESYAILKTYTQQLTKKGITYCEKVIGGETAKTITSIAENEECDLIVMGSKGKSDIEGLLVGSVTHKVLHTAPCPVLVVR